The Coffea arabica cultivar ET-39 chromosome 1e, Coffea Arabica ET-39 HiFi, whole genome shotgun sequence genome has a window encoding:
- the LOC113693500 gene encoding uncharacterized protein yields MSTYPESSDRPVTTSSTDLVNLGAQLSEVLNRFNELNVEMTAQRRVIDQLVTGSSGGIQREPLPANPTEPILLPCTQTSFTPHFANPHKETFTYFTHDLPHTHAPTTQANPPHLQIPQNHPSVNLNRPLESQKPYYNFTAEPFTLDTAIQWKVEAGGSSAPIDKNLLKRLDRFDEFMKKSQGLSKQESLDYNELCLFPDMQLPVGFKAPKFSKYDGTGNPKTHLRMFANKLGKPMDDENLPVRLFPESLEGDALDWYSNLKPEDMRTWLDLSTVFIRQYEYNCDLAPTRTTLERTKRKPSEDHKTYAKRWRKLAAKVEPSMTEDEIVRTFIKAHDPPYFEEIFRMTGCSFAEIVNKLEEYDEFVRAGKIVNVSALKSQLEAMQNQGDSSKKSQFEKKEEETSFVWNQSPSFRPRYRQYPTYPSHYSHQSHPRPVYRTTINHHRSRPNYPNTPTTPFHISPPNFQTRPRPPYNPRPVPPNKQNYNHPQTHEIQNPGRSRVFTNLVRPIDQLYEQLKAAGKIDDIPPPNYSRRGFSAGYDPQAACAYHSEAPGHSTGNCWVLKHKIQDMIEAGDIVLKKREEQGSSTSTNPFPEHKDTCEAFTPDEET; encoded by the coding sequence ATGAGTACATATCCGGAATCGTCTGATAGGCCTGTAACGACATCATCAACTGACTTGGTGAATCTGGGAGCTCAACTGAGCGAAGTGCTAAACAGGTTCAATGAACTGAATGTGGAAATGACCGCACAACGACGTGTAATTGATCAGCTAGTCACTGGGAGCAGCGGCGGTATCCAGCGGGAACCCTTACCTGCCAATCCAACTGAACCAATACTTTTACCCTGTACTCAAACCTCCTTTACTCCACATTTTGCAAATCCGCATAAAGAAACTTTTACTTATTTCACTCATGACCTACCGCATACCCACGCGCCCACTACCCAAGCCAATCCTCCTCACCTCCAAATTCCCCAAAATCATCCATCTGTAAATCTGAACAGGCCGCTTGAATCCCAAAAGCCATATTACAATTTCACTGCTGAACCATTCACGCTGGATACCGCTATCCAATGGAAAGTTGAAGCTGGGGGATCCTCCGCACCAATTGACAAGAATTTGCTAAAAAGGTTGGATCGGTTTgatgaattcatgaaaaagagtcAGGGTTTGAGCAAACAAGAGAGCTTGGATTATAACGAGTTATGCCTGTTTCCTGACATGCAACTACCTGTGGGTTTTAAAGCACCCAAATTTAGCAAGTATGACGGAACAGGCAACCCCAAGACGCATCTCCgaatgtttgccaacaagttgggcaagCCAATGGATGATGAGAATCTGCCAGTTCGTTTGTTTCCTGAAAGCTTAGAAGGCGATGCACTGGActggtattccaatttgaagcCCGAGGACATGAGAACATGGTTGGACTTATCAACCGTTTTTATAAGGCAATACGAATACAATTGCGATTTGGCTCCAACAAGGACTACACTGGAAAGAACTAAAAGGAAACCATCTGAGGATCACAAGACGTATGCAAAAAGATGGAGAAAATTGGCTGCCAAGGTGGAACCCTCCATGACTGAAGATGAAATTGTGCGTACATTTATTAAAGCTCATGACCCGCCCTATTTTGAGgagatttttcgcatgactggatgttcCTTCGCAGAAATTGTTAATAAATTGGAAGAGTATGATGAGTTTGTGAGAgcaggaaagattgttaatgtgtcagcTCTGAAATCACAATTGGAAGCGATGCAAAATCAAGGCGATAGTAGTAAGAAATCCCAGTTCGAGAAGAAAGAGGAGGAAACTTCATTTGTTTGGAACCAAAGCCCTTCTTTCCGACCTAGGTACCGACAATACCCCACTTATCCATCCCATTACTCACACCAGTCACACCCTCGACCTGTCTATCGTACTACCATTAACCATCATCGATCCCGACCAAattatccaaacacacccaCAACACCATTCCATATTTCTCCACCTAACTTCCAAACTAGACCCCGCCCTCCTTATAATCCCAGACCTGTTCCACCAAACAAACAGAACTACAACCATCctcaaacccatgaaatacaaAATCCCGGCCGATCTCGAGTTTTTACCAACTTAGTCAGGCCCATTGACCAACTGTACGAACAGCTCAAGGCCGCCGGTAAAATTGATGACATACCTCCTCCAAACTACTCTCGTCGAGGCTTCTCTGCTGGGTACGACCCTCAAGCCGcttgtgcttatcattctgaAGCACCCGGTCACTCGACTGGTAACTGTTGGGTACTGAAGCATAAGATCCAGGATATGATTGAAGCAGGAGATATAGTGTTAAAGAAGAGGGAAGAACAAGGATCGAGCACAAGTACAAATCCCTTTCCCGAACACAAAGACACCTGTGAAGCATTTACCCCCGATGAGGAAACTTGA